The following coding sequences lie in one Paracholeplasma manati genomic window:
- the pepV gene encoding dipeptidase PepV has product MNINFVEEVTKRKEAILKDLTELIQINSELTTFDPNRKHAPFGEGIDEALTFMLNLGKRDGFNTLNADHYAGHIEYGNQDAYVGMVGHLDVVPAGSGWSYPPYGAVIADGKMYGRGTEDDKGPTLAAYYAMKILKDLGLPLSKRIKLILGTDEETAWRCVNYYFKHYPEQPVAGFIPDSEFPLTYGEKGILKVVVKGKIEPSTLVRFDAGLRDNMVPDHALAVVSDLNLKASFEAFLKSKGLVGKATESKEGLILEVDGKSAHGSTPDEGVNAAYLMVHFFNSVSINNAFIDAINTYLLDDTKGVKIGVDYLDKEMGPVTVNAGVFKLEQNQFEITLNPRYPNGVDPERFIKRFETAFESLGLKVELGKHQRLLYVDPKSEMIQILMDTYKKYSNDVDAVPLTTGGGTFARTMKNSVAFGPHFPNKPSYIHQKDEYIIMDDFFMSIAIYADALYRLAK; this is encoded by the coding sequence ATGAACATAAATTTTGTTGAAGAAGTGACAAAACGCAAAGAAGCCATTTTGAAAGACCTCACTGAGCTCATTCAAATTAATTCTGAATTAACCACATTTGATCCTAACCGTAAACATGCCCCATTTGGTGAAGGCATCGATGAAGCATTGACATTCATGTTAAACTTAGGTAAACGTGATGGATTCAATACGCTAAATGCGGACCATTATGCTGGCCACATCGAATACGGCAATCAAGACGCTTATGTCGGTATGGTTGGACACCTGGACGTTGTGCCTGCAGGGTCTGGATGGTCATACCCACCTTATGGTGCAGTGATTGCTGATGGTAAGATGTATGGTCGTGGCACCGAAGATGACAAAGGCCCTACGTTAGCTGCTTATTACGCCATGAAAATATTGAAAGATCTTGGTTTACCGCTATCTAAACGCATCAAATTGATATTAGGTACCGATGAAGAAACCGCTTGGCGTTGTGTGAACTATTATTTCAAACACTATCCAGAACAACCCGTTGCTGGCTTTATTCCAGACTCTGAATTCCCATTAACCTATGGTGAGAAGGGTATTCTTAAAGTTGTGGTTAAAGGTAAAATTGAACCATCGACATTGGTTCGTTTTGATGCTGGTTTAAGAGATAACATGGTGCCAGACCATGCCTTGGCAGTCGTTTCCGATTTAAATCTAAAAGCATCATTTGAAGCATTCTTAAAATCAAAAGGTTTGGTTGGTAAAGCGACTGAATCGAAAGAAGGTTTAATCCTTGAAGTCGATGGCAAGAGTGCCCATGGTTCTACCCCAGATGAAGGTGTAAACGCCGCTTATCTCATGGTTCATTTCTTTAACAGTGTCAGCATCAATAACGCTTTTATTGACGCCATAAACACCTATTTATTGGATGACACCAAAGGGGTTAAAATTGGGGTTGACTACCTAGATAAAGAAATGGGTCCAGTCACCGTCAATGCAGGTGTATTTAAACTTGAACAAAACCAATTCGAAATTACATTAAACCCACGTTATCCCAATGGGGTTGACCCAGAACGTTTCATCAAACGTTTTGAAACTGCTTTTGAATCGCTTGGTTTAAAGGTTGAACTTGGTAAACACCAACGCTTACTCTATGTGGATCCTAAATCTGAAATGATTCAAATCCTCATGGATACCTATAAAAAATATTCTAACGATGTCGATGCAGTACCACTAACCACTGGTGGTGGCACATTCGCTCGAACCATGAAAAATTCAGTCGCATTCGGTCCGCATTTCCCTAATAAACCTAGTTACATCCACCAAAAAGACGAATACATCATTATGGATGATTTCTTTATGAGTATTGCGATCTATGCGGATGCGCTTTACCGTTTAGCGAAATAA
- a CDS encoding single-stranded DNA-binding protein, with protein MLNQVTLIGRLTHDPVVKTTEDGKKVSDIQIAVQRAFKNMEGLYETDFIGCSLWQGSAEIIENYCKKGSMVAIRGRLQTKKLELANSKVISVIELVGERVIHLSSTFKSSPSCPEEDA; from the coding sequence ATGCTCAATCAAGTCACTTTAATCGGCAGACTGACACACGATCCAGTCGTCAAAACAACCGAGGATGGCAAAAAAGTTTCGGATATTCAAATTGCAGTGCAGCGCGCTTTCAAAAATATGGAAGGCTTATACGAAACAGATTTCATCGGTTGTAGTTTATGGCAAGGTTCAGCTGAAATCATTGAAAACTATTGTAAGAAAGGGTCTATGGTTGCAATCCGCGGCAGGCTTCAAACCAAAAAACTCGAGTTGGCCAATAGTAAAGTTATTTCAGTGATCGAGCTTGTGGGTGAACGCGTCATTCACTTATCTAGTACGTTCAAATCAAGTCCATCATGTCCAGAAGAAGACGCCTGA